Below is a window of Mus caroli chromosome 2, CAROLI_EIJ_v1.1, whole genome shotgun sequence DNA.
AGATGGGACTTTGACTTACAGACTTTGGCTTACAGACTTACTCAGAGGTCACAATGCCAGGGTTGTGGCTAGCCAGGATAGGAGATAGGCAGGCTGCGGGGGAGGGGAGCCTTCCCAAAGTCGGCATAGCCAGGCACAGACAACAGCTATTAGTCCCTGTTAGAGATCATTTGATGGATCTATGGATTATGTTATCTCTGTGATCAGGATTCTCAAGACTTTAAAAACATCTGCAGCAGTCTAAGAGTCACATACAACCCAAACCACCACACAACCAAACTGCCAGCAGCAGAATGGGTGTGTCTAGGACAGAACAACCATCCATCTATTAGCACAGAGGCCACTTCTTTATGGCCTCACATAGAGCCTGACCTGGCTAAGGATTGGGGACAAATGCTAAGTGATAGCTCTGCTAGGACTACATGTGGCAGTGTACTTAGTTCTGGTTTGCTCATGCTGACGTCATGGGTTGTAGGATTCTCTACAGATGAAGAATTATTATCATCACTAAGTTACCATCATAGCCAACAATACACAAACTGAGAGTGAGGGTAAAGCAGCTGCACGGACGCCGCTCCCACCTGGGAGCGAGCTGGTCGGAATAGTGACTTGCACGGGAGCTGGGCCGCTCAGGCTCAGAATAGCGGTGGTTCTCGGCATAAGCAGATGCTGAGCTGTCATAGGGTCTGTAACGAGGCTCATACAGGCCATACATATCCTGTGGAAAGAAGTTTGGGGTATTGTTAGACTCCATGAAGAGCAGACATTGAGTGACAGGACTAGGTGCTGCAGATGCCCACTGTCCAAGAGCAGTGTCGTGGCAGGATTCTCTCATTGAAACAAAGCCTAAAGTGTAGTCTGCATCAATGGGCAGCCAGCAGAATCTCCCTAAGGCCCTCCAGGGCAATCTTCCTCCTGCAGTCTTAAGCATGGAGATGATATGGTCTAAACAACATAAATATGCATCAGTCACCACCTCAGTAGAGCAACAAGACCAGGGCTCCATGTAAGTCAATCCTATAACTACTGGTTTTAAAAGTCTCACAAAGAAAGATTGCACTTCTCCTTGTTTGCGAATTCAgggggatgttttgttttgtcttgttttttgttgttttgcatcAGTTTCATACTTAGCCtaagctggcctaaaactcactacGAAGCTCACACTGGCTTCAGACTTGTAGAATCTACCTTAACCAGCCTCCCCAGTCTTAAAATTACAGGCACgaaccaccatacctggcttaaaaaaaaaaaaaatattctgatgaGGATTTTAGCCCCATTGCAACAAAACCATGGCCTCTGccctgtctctggaaaaaaaGGCTCTGTAGGACATGCGGAGATCTCAAAAGAAATGAAGTGATACAGGCAAAAGCCTCAGTTCTGCCATCAGCTGACAGGCCACTGAGGACCACGGCAGTAAAGAAGCATGGATGCACACTCACAGAAGAGCTGTGAGCCTTGGGATTTCGAAGGAGCCTGCAGGCCGTCCTCTGTGGCTCCacccactgtgtagcccaagatCAGGCCACACAGCCACAATGCCCCATACAGAAATAATAGCTATAGCTCCTCCTTCTAAAATCTAGAATTTCTTTACTAGTCTTTAGATCTGGCCTAGCTGCTACCACCCTGTTTCTAAGGCTCCTTCTGACACCTCTTCCTGTATAGCGTCAGTGCCAACTGTTCTCAGGCCACATGAGAACTCAACAGCACCTGGCCTCAAACACTGGAGGGAGGACCTGGGTCTTTCACCTTTCAGTAACACAATCCACCTAACTTGAGCAATGATGAGTCTGAGCCAGAGGTAAGGAAAAGCTAACAGACATCAAGCATGTCCACTTCAAACTACTGCAGGATTAAGCAGAACCTAAACAGCCGTTACGAGCCTGCACCACACCACAGCGAGGCAGGAAAGAACTCAGAAAGCCTCCCACTCTGCAGCAGGCCTCCCACTCTGCAGGATCACTGCTATGTACCCGAGAGTTTATCTTCCTTCACCTCTTTTCATGACTGTACACAGACAATCTAATCTTTTTCCTCAAAGACTTTATTTTCAAGGAAGGACATAGAAGACTCCTAGAGTTATCCCTGTCATTAGTTTCATAAGTTGTtattgttataaaaacaaaaatggccgactggagtttgatccctggcagCCACATGattgaaaggagaaaactaactcctaAAAGTTACCTTCTGACCTCTTCGTGAGtaatgtggcatgtgtgtatccacatgcaaatatataaacacatacacatgtataataaataaatgttttaaaatatataaaagagctGGATATGGTGGCATATACTggtaatcccaccactcaggatgtggaggcaggaatgTAAGGACTTCAAGacttcaaggttatccttagctacatatgGGGCTAGCCAGTGCTAAATGAAGCctgtcaaaaccaaaaccaccacatacacaaaagTGAGGCATGGTTAAAGGTTGAGACAGAAGGATTTTAAGTTCACAGCTAACTTGGcccacacagtgagacctgtctcaaagcacacacaaacaaacagcagcacaCACAATCTACCTACTAAGCTCCTCCCTACAGGGGTCAGCCCAGCACTGTAGCTGCAGCAAGCTAACAAACGCTCTGGGAAACACTCTGTTAGTCAGATGTCGGATTACACAAAAGCCCGCACTGGTAGAACAAGCAATTCAACATGACAGGACCCTCTCAAAAAAGAGCTTTGTTAATGGACAGGGGGGCCCCACGGGTCTAAAGAAAGGTCATTCATCCCTGAGAGAAACAGCgtgaagaggagaaaagggacgAAGTGAGGAAAGATGGTTAAatgccagtgctcttacctggtAGTACAGCGAGGCTGTCCCAGGATCTGACGGGTACGGCGAAGGGTACTGAGACTGGTAGGCATCATACAGGGGTCTATAATAGTAGTAGGATGCCAAGTCTTGAGGTGCTGGGCCAAAAGTATTAGGTGGTGGTGGGTGTAGCCACGGCTGCTCTGACCGCACAGCTGCCTGGCTGGAGTTGGTAGATGTAACCGATGCACTGGAAGTCTGCGGTGGCTGAGGCAGCAGCTGGCCTGTGTTGACTGAAGCTGGACTTGCTGGTGGCTGGGCCAAGCTTTCAGACTGTCCTTGTGTGGGTGGGCTTTCAGGATTTGAAGGCTCTGGACACACTGCTTGGGGCACTTGGGGAGAATTCTGTGGCCGAGGAGGCACCAGCTCTGGCTGGGCTCTTTCTAGTCTATGCTGGTCCTGAGCATCTTTTGTTACCTGCTGGTAGAAATGATCCTGGTTATGCAGCCCAGGCCCAGACTGTCTGGGATGACTGGGAAGAGGCTGCTGAGAAGCTGGGCCATCTGAAGGAGATGGGCTGTACATTCTCCCAGGATTTTCCAAAGTTCTAGTTAATGTGAAGTCTAGGGCGCCAACAGCTTCTTCCTGGTTACTAGAGTGACTCGCCTCATTACTGTTAGGAACCGAAGTACTGCTTGCAGGTGGAACTAGCATCACACTTGTATTGCCAGCAGGGCTACTAACAAACTCGGAAGGACCCTTTTCTGCATTAGGATGCGGACTTTGAGGGATTTGAGGGGATAGCTGTTGAACCAACCAACTGGCAGACTGGCTAGCAATCATTTCAGAAGACCCCGAACCTTGAGGGGCACAATTCTGGGGGACACTGCTAGGCAAAGACGCACCAGTGACAGCACTGGCTGGAACTCCAGACAGAGCAGCACGCTCTTCAGGATCACCACCGAGAGCCCAGTTGTTGCTCACTATAGATCTCTCCCCCACCACAGCATCTCCCCAGGACTGATTCTTCTCATTAGGATTCAGTAAGGACACAGAAAAATTAATGGGCTGAGCCAAATTATAGCTTTGATCAGGCTGAGCAATCAGGACAGGTTGATTGTGCAAAGATTCAGTGGGTGGCGAAGAAAGCAAACTCGCGTAAGCAGAACTTGCCTGCACTGGAAGGGCCTCCTCTTCTCCTGCCTTGGGAGGGTTCTCAAGGTTCTCAGAAGCACCAGGAGGCTCTTGCTTCTGCAAAGGTGGCACAGGCCCTTGTTTCCAGGCCTTCTGTACAGACACTCCCTTTTCTGGATGATGAACAACCTCTGAAGGTTTTGGTTTTACAGGAACATAAAGTGCAGGGGCAGCAGGGGCTAGAAGGACATTGCCACCAAAATCTGGCAGCTCATTTTGTGCCCACAGAGTTGTTGCTGGGCTCTCACACTTCACAGGTCCCTGGGCCCTGGCTGAGGGCCTCTTATCAGGCACTGGGCGCACAGTATCCAGGGGTGTCCCTGCTGTGTGTGAAACCAGTTGCCCAGCCTCTCCAGTGGTGCTAAGAGGCAAAGGGCAGGCCTGAGGTGCACACGGGGTCTCCATGTTGTCTGGTGGCTGTTCCAGGTTTCCTGAGGTGGCATCAGGTGGTGCAACAGCTGCCCTGCGTTTCTTCGGACAGTATCGGGTCCCTCTCACTTCAACAACCATGTTGGCACGATCTGCTTCAACTGGTTTTACTCCAACCAAGTGGGATTTTACTGGCTCAAAAGAACTGTTTGCACTTGTTTGGAATACTCCTGTAGGTTTTGGAGGACTTGGGGTTGAAGGCTGGGACAGACTGCTGCAGCAATTTTGGCTCCCAGTCACCTCATCTGTTTCACCTCCAACAGGAGAAGAATCAATCTGCTTAAAAAAACTCCCTGAAGTATCATCTTCAAGTTTTCCAACTTCTTGCTGAATGAATGTGCCCACCAATTCTTGGGGTCTGGCTGACCCAGGAGGACTTCTGTGGCTATGGCTGCTGTAGCTGGATGACACACTGTCAGGTCGTGTAGGGTGCAGTGGTGTGTCTGGGGCCTCAAGATTTAGCCCCCCACCTCTGGTGAGGCCCACAGTAACGGGCCTGGAGACAGCTGGCCCAGGAAGGGGCCCATATCGGATCTGATCactcaggggaaagggatccacATTCAGGGTCTCACGGGGCAAAACTTCTTGATTCTGAACAAATTCTAAGTTCTCAACATCCTCACACTGTGGCCCACCAGCACAGCGGGTCCCAGCACCCGCAATATCACCCCAGCTATCACTAGCACGGGTCACAGTGGTCTGTTTGTCAAGACGAACGCCCACAGACTGAGAAAAATAAGGTTGCATATCTCCTTCCGGAGCAGCCTCGCTGCTAGGGCCTCTAGGAAAGGCCTGGTAGACACCACTAGCTCCAGGTGGTGGTGGATGGCCCAGTCTGGAGGTAGAAGAAAAGCTATCCAAGTCCAATCTGTTATCAAGGCCTGCTTTTTCAGACGAGAGATTTTCCTcgttctctgtctcttccccttgAAAAAACATTGAGAGCGCTCCAGAGGCTGCTTCTTGCAGGGCATGGTTAGTTGCTGCCCCTGGGGGATGATGCGCCTGGTTTTCAGGACTATTTCCCTGAGCGAAGGGATTGACATGGGCAGGGTCTAGCAGATGCTCTTTATTCACTCCTGGATTCTGCTTCAACTCTGGGCTTGCCCACATAGTCCCAATTCTGGAATTCTGCTCAAAAGTGTGTCTAGGGGGGAAGCTACTCAATGGGTGATTTTTACTTTGCTGGTGGACTATCTCATTCCCTTCACCACTGGCCAAGGATGCTGGAGTAAATGTTTGTGGGACATGAGACTCATGGCCAGGTCCCTGGTGTAGACTAGATGGAGGGGGAAAATGGGGCAAGCTGGCAGCCTGGGGCCCCATGTTCTGAACAGGTCCCTCCAGGTAGGGTGAGTGATGCTGATAGGAGGGCTGGGGGCCTCCTTGTGCAGGCCCCCACTGACCTGGCATCTGTggctgagggaggaaaggagatgcTGTGTGGGTCACAGCACCATCATGTGGGGCATGCCTATTCGTGGGTTGGTCAGGCCCGGACCCACTGTCATTCATTTGGCCCCCGAGAGGCTGCTCAGGACCCATTCCTGGAATGTAGTGAGGTGACTGTGGCAGCATCTGGACTTCATGTCCTGAGCTGGGATCAACCTCAGCATTCCTGCTCACCTCCAGCCCAGGTAGTGAAGAAGGGGTAGATGCAGGAGGAAATAGACTGGTATCTGCTCTAGGCTGTGACAGAGTTCCTGACAGAGGCTCATGCAGTCCTGTGGAGCTATCCCCAGCATTTGTGGGAGTCACAGGCAAACCAGGCCACTGAGAAAAACCAGAGAGGGCTGGGCCAGGCAAATTGGGCAGGCTGCTTTTGGATGAACTTCCTACTGGTGTGTTTTGAAGAGTCTGTCTATTAAAAGCAAACGGATCCGTTACTGGCTGCAATGGGCGTGTTATGGGAGCCACTGGTGCATTATTATTGGCTGGCTTCCTGTAAGGGCTGTTGGCCCAGAACATGCTCCGAGGATTCCCAGCTGGGGGTGGTCCAGCCACCCCAGACGGTACTGCCTGAGGTGGTGGCTGCATGTTGGGGTCTTTTCTGCAAGGAGATGCTGCTTATCAAGGAGGCAGAGTagagcttttctttaatttgtgctaaaaaaagaaaagagaagaagaacgTAAGACCTATAGACTCACAGTTCTGGCTATAATCAATACAACTATGAAAAGAACAAGACTAAATGTGATTTCAAATCATTTAAATACCCAAGACTCCATCTCTCTACATCCCCACCCCACATCATCAGGGACAAGGAACAACCTGGTGCCAGTCTGACAGACTACCAGATGTTCCTTAGTCCTTGACACTTCTTTAAGCCACCACTACCATATCCAGAAAGAGCCAACTCCACTATTAAGAAAAAGCACACATAACATGCTTTTTGTAATGTTAATTTTAAGTCTATTAGAGTTTACACTTCCTAAAACACAGTTATAAAGTTACTAAAcgctgccatatccagggatccatcccataatcagcttccaaacgctgacaccattgcatacactagcaagattttgctgaaaggacNNNNNNNNNNNNNNNNNNNNNNNNNNNtttgctgaaaggacactgatatagctgtcttttgtgagactatgccggggcctaacaagcacagaagtggatgctcacagtcagctattggatggatcacagggcccccaatggaggagctagagaaagtacccaaggagctaaagggatccgcaatccaacccccccacccccaccccacacccgccccccaagctcatgtctctagctgcatatgaatcagaagatcagaagtcagccatcagtggaaagagaggcccattggtcgtgcaaattttatatgcctcagtacaggggaacgacagggacaagaagtgggagtgggtgggtgggggagtgggtgggggagcgtgtgggggacttttgggatagcattggaaatgtaaatgaaataaatactcaaaaaaaaaaaaagttactaaacGCATTTACCCCACCGAGTGAAATGTTTAGGGTAGTCTTCTAAGAACAGTGAAACAAAGTTGCCTCTGACCACTTAAGTTGTAACAAGGCTGCAACTAAAAATCCCAAGGACATTTACAGCAGTTTTACTGGTCTCACATTTCCAACAGGGAGATCCCAACAAACCCTCAGGGGGTGGTGTGAGATAGGACAAGATTCTCACCagtgttctttatttttgaacAAGACACAATTCAAGCGTAACACCTTAAAAGCCCTTTTCTTTGTGTCAGTCCTTCTTTCTGGCACCACCCTCAAGAAGAAATTTGTTTGGCTAATccacaaagaaataaagcaaaggcaGTTTAATTCACAGATGTATACTTTGTTCTTGGATATCTTTTTGATACTCAGATTTAAAACCAAACCATtgatatatgtattttaagaaaagCAATTTACAAAAGGTCTCTAATCCCTACCTAAATGTTAGTTCTATTAATCTATTAGCTCAGTTCCATTATTGCCCACATATACTCCTTCCTCTGTCAACAGAGGACCCTATCAACTGACTAGCACCTGACTAAAAACTACAATGGAACTTCAATTAGAAGCAATGCCAGGAATTCATTAGGCTCTAACTTGCCATTTTACATAATAAAGAACATTGCTGCTTCACTTCACCTGAACCAAAAGTGGAAGGAGAGTTGCCACCCCTATTGATCTGATCAGCTGCAGGGCAGCCATAGACACAATAACATGGATCTGGACCTGGCCTGAAAACACAAGACTTTTAAGTTCCTCCTGAAACCTGGCTGGCATAAAAAGCAGCCAAGGCTGTCCTTCATCTTAACCATTTCAAACACAtcacacaaataaaaccaaacaaacaatcaagcaaaagtaaactaaaatataataaacaacaCAGGGCTGATGCATCAAGTGTCAATAGGCTGGGTATCCATTGAGCAGATAAGGGCAATTACCTCTCTCTGCAGCTAGTTCACAAGATGAGAGAACAAGATCTTTTCACGCTCAAGTGTCTTCTGAATTCACTATTAACATTTTGGCCATATGTTCTTTCAAGGGCCCGATCCCTAATGCTGCCTACCAGAATCCAAATTGCCTAAATTTATACTTAACAATTTTGTTTGTAGAAATGTGGAATTATTTTCTCAACTTTAATGGGTGTTTTATGAGCTAACACTATCCCCTACAAAGACCTACAGCTCCTATACAGAGACCTTTTCCACAATATGCCTGTTTCAGGTGAAATAATCTTGCAACTTGAACATTATTCTTTTAATCGTCTTTACTTACCAACAGAAAGATAATGAACTGCCTACT
It encodes the following:
- the Sec16a gene encoding protein transport protein Sec16A isoform X1 — translated: MQPPPQAVPSGVAGPPPAGNPRSMFWANSPYRKPANNNAPVAPITRPLQPVTDPFAFNRQTLQNTPVGSSSKSSLPNLPGPALSGFSQWPGLPVTPTNAGDSSTGLHEPLSGTLSQPRADTSLFPPASTPSSLPGLEVSRNAEVDPSSGHEVQMLPQSPHYIPGMGPEQPLGGQMNDSGSGPDQPTNRHAPHDGAVTHTASPFLPQPQMPGQWGPAQGGPQPSYQHHSPYLEGPVQNMGPQAASLPHFPPPSSLHQGPGHESHVPQTFTPASLASGEGNEIVHQQSKNHPLSSFPPRHTFEQNSRIGTMWASPELKQNPGVNKEHLLDPAHVNPFAQGNSPENQAHHPPGAATNHALQEAASGALSMFFQGEETENEENLSSEKAGLDNRLDLDSFSSTSRLGHPPPPGASGVYQAFPRGPSSEAAPEGDMQPYFSQSVGVRLDKQTTVTRASDSWGDIAGAGTRCAGGPQCEDVENLEFVQNQEVLPRETLNVDPFPLSDQIRYGPLPGPAVSRPVTVGLTRGGGLNLEAPDTPLHPTRPDSVSSSYSSHSHRSPPGSARPQELVGTFIQQEVGKLEDDTSGSFFKQIDSSPVGGETDEVTGSQNCCSSLSQPSTPSPPKPTGVFQTSANSSFEPVKSHLVGVKPVEADRANMVVEVRGTRYCPKKRRAAVAPPDATSGNLEQPPDNMETPCAPQACPLPLSTTGEAGQLVSHTAGTPLDTVRPVPDKRPSARAQGPVKCESPATTLWAQNELPDFGGNVLLAPAAPALYVPVKPKPSEVVHHPEKGVSVQKAWKQGPVPPLQKQEPPGASENLENPPKAGEEEALPVQASSAYASLLSSPPTESLHNQPVLIAQPDQSYNLAQPINFSVSLLNPNEKNQSWGDAVVGERSIVSNNWALGGDPEERAALSGVPASAVTGASLPSSVPQNCAPQGSGSSEMIASQSASWLVQQLSPQIPQSPHPNAEKGPSEFVSSPAGNTSVMLVPPASSTSVPNSNEASHSSNQEEAVGALDFTLTRTLENPGRMYSPSPSDGPASQQPLPSHPRQSGPGLHNQDHFYQQVTKDAQDQHRLERAQPELVPPRPQNSPQVPQAVCPEPSNPESPPTQGQSESLAQPPASPASVNTGQLLPQPPQTSSASVTSTNSSQAAVRSEQPWLHPPPPNTFGPAPQDLASYYYYRPLYDAYQSQYPSPYPSDPGTASLYYQDMYGLYEPRYRPYDSSASAYAENHRYSEPERPSSRASHYSDQLAPRQGYPEGYYNSKSGWSSHSDYYANYYSGQYDYGDPSRWERYYGSRLRDPRTWDRRYWYDSEHDPYRKDHYAYSDRPEKCDDHWRYDPRFTGSFDDDAELHRDPYGEEADRRSIHSEHSARSLRSTHSLPSRRSSLSSHSQQSQIYRSHHVTGGSFEAPHAPGSFHGDYAYGTYASNFSGAHGFPEYSYPADTSWPAVEQVPSRPTSPEKFTVPHVCARFGPGGQLLKVIPNLPSEGQPALVEIHSLETLLQHTPEQEEMRSFPGPLGKDDTHKVDVINFAQNKATKCLQNESLIDKESASLLWKFIILLCRQNGTVVGTDIAELLLRDHRTVWLPGKSPNEANLIDFTNEAVEQVEEEESGEAQLSFLTDSQTVTTSVLEKETERFRELLLYGRKKDALESAMKNGLWGHALLLASKMDSRTHARVMTRFANSLPINDPLQTVYQLMSGRMPAASTCCGDEKWGDWRPHLAMVLSNLNNNMDVESRTMATMGDTLASKGLLDAAHFCYLMAQVGFGVYTKKTTKLVLIGSNHSLPFLKFATNEAIQRTEAYEYAQSLGAHTCSLPNFQVFKFIYLCRLAEMGLATQAFHYCEVIAKSVLTQPAAYSPVLISQLTQMASQLRLFDPQLKEKPEEESFVEPAWLVQLQHVERQIQEGTVLWSQDGTEPQQCRITSGSEVEQSDGPGFNQQAGPRADNPLLMPSTEPLMHGVQLLPTAPQTLPDGQPAHLSRVPMFPVPMSRGPLELSPAYGSPGSALGFPESSRSDPAVLHPGQALPPTTLSLQESGPPLQEAKSPDPEMVPRGSPVRHSPPELSQEEFGESFADPGSSRTAQDLETSPVWDLGSSSLTHAPSLTPDSEGKKPAQAVKKEPKEPKKTESWFSRWLPGKKRTEAYLPDDKNKSIVWDEKKNQWVNLNEPEEEKKAPPPPPTSFPRVPQVAPTGPAGPPTASVNVFSRKAGGSRARYVDVLNPSGTQRSEPALAPADFFAPLAPLPIPSNLFVPNPDAEEPQPADGTGCRGQAPAGTQSKAESTLEPKVGSSTVSAPGPELLPSKPDGSQGGELSRCSSLSSLSQEVSRHFHQAPGDHCPAGAPPGGSVPFYNPAQLVQASVTSGNSRPGRIGQRKYAALN
- the Sec16a gene encoding protein transport protein Sec16A isoform X3 translates to MQPPPQAVPSGVAGPPPAGNPRSMFWANSPYRKPANNNAPVAPITRPLQPVTDPFAFNRQTLQNTPVGSSSKSSLPNLPGPALSGFSQWPGLPVTPTNAGDSSTGLHEPLSGTLSQPRADTSLFPPASTPSSLPGLEVSRNAEVDPSSGHEVQMLPQSPHYIPGMGPEQPLGGQMNDSGSGPDQPTNRHAPHDGAVTHTASPFLPQPQMPGQWGPAQGGPQPSYQHHSPYLEGPVQNMGPQAASLPHFPPPSSLHQGPGHESHVPQTFTPASLASGEGNEIVHQQSKNHPLSSFPPRHTFEQNSRIGTMWASPELKQNPGVNKEHLLDPAHVNPFAQGNSPENQAHHPPGAATNHALQEAASGALSMFFQGEETENEENLSSEKAGLDNRLDLDSFSSTSRLGHPPPPGASGVYQAFPRGPSSEAAPEGDMQPYFSQSVGVRLDKQTTVTRASDSWGDIAGAGTRCAGGPQCEDVENLEFVQNQEVLPRETLNVDPFPLSDQIRYGPLPGPAVSRPVTVGLTRGGGLNLEAPDTPLHPTRPDSVSSSYSSHSHRSPPGSARPQELVGTFIQQEVGKLEDDTSGSFFKQIDSSPVGGETDEVTGSQNCCSSLSQPSTPSPPKPTGVFQTSANSSFEPVKSHLVGVKPVEADRANMVVEVRGTRYCPKKRRAAVAPPDATSGNLEQPPDNMETPCAPQACPLPLSTTGEAGQLVSHTAGTPLDTVRPVPDKRPSARAQGPVKCESPATTLWAQNELPDFGGNVLLAPAAPALYVPVKPKPSEVVHHPEKGVSVQKAWKQGPVPPLQKQEPPGASENLENPPKAGEEEALPVQASSAYASLLSSPPTESLHNQPVLIAQPDQSYNLAQPINFSVSLLNPNEKNQSWGDAVVGERSIVSNNWALGGDPEERAALSGVPASAVTGASLPSSVPQNCAPQGSGSSEMIASQSASWLVQQLSPQIPQSPHPNAEKGPSEFVSSPAGNTSVMLVPPASSTSVPNSNEASHSSNQEEAVGALDFTLTRTLENPGRMYSPSPSDGPASQQPLPSHPRQSGPGLHNQDHFYQQVTKDAQDQHRLERAQPELVPPRPQNSPQVPQAVCPEPSNPESPPTQGQSESLAQPPASPASVNTGQLLPQPPQTSSASVTSTNSSQAAVRSEQPWLHPPPPNTFGPAPQDLASYYYYRPLYDAYQSQYPSPYPSDPGTASLYYQDMYGLYEPRYRPYDSSASAYAENHRYSEPERPSSRASHYSDQLAPRQGYPEGYYNSKSGWSSHSDYYANYYSGQYDYGDPSRWERYYGSRLRDPRTWDRRYWYDSEHDPYRKDHYAYSDRPEKCDDHWRYDPRFTGSFDDDAELHRDPYGEEADRRSIHSEHSARSLRSTHSLPSRRSSLSSHSQQSQIYRSHHVTGGSFEAPHAPGSFHGDYAYGTYASNFSGAHGFPEYSYPADTSWPAVEQVPSRPTSPEKFTVPHVCARFGPGGQLLKVIPNLPSEGQPALVEIHSLETLLQHTPEQEEMRSFPGPLGKDDTHKVDVINFAQNKATKCLQNESLIDKESASLLWKFIILLCRQNGTVVGTDIAELLLRDHRTVWLPGKSPNEANLIDFTNEAVEQVEEEESGEAQLSFLTDSQTVTTSVLEKETERFRELLLYGRKKDALESAMKNGLWGHALLLASKMDSRTHARVMTRFANSLPINDPLQTVYQLMSGRMPAASTCCGDEKWGDWRPHLAMVLSNLNNNMDVESRTMATMGDTLASKGLLDAAHFCYLMAQVGFGVYTKKTTKLVLIGSNHSLPFLKFATNEAIQRTEAYEYAQSLGAHTCSLPNFQVFKFIYLCRLAEMGLATQAFHYCEVIAKSVLTQPAAYSPVLISQLTQMASQLRLFDPQLKEKPEEESFVEPAWLVQLQHVERQIQEGTVLWSQDGTEPQQCRITSGSEVEQSDGPGFNQQAGPRADNPLLMPSTEPLMHGVQLLPTAPQTLPDGQPAHLSRVPMFPVPMSRGPLELSPAYGSPGSALGFPESSRSDPAVLHPGQALPPTTLSLQESGPPLQEAKSPDPEMVPRGSPVRHSPPELSQEEFGESFADPGSSRTAQDLETSPVWDLGSSSLTHAPSLTPDSEGKKPAQAVKKEPKEPKKTESWFSRWLPGKKRTEAYLPDDKNKSIVWDEKKNQWVNLNEPEEEKKAPPPPPTSFPRVPQVAPTGPAGPPTASVNVFSRKAGGSRARYVDVLNPSGTQRSEPALAPADFFAPLAPLPIPSNLFVPNPDAEEPQPADGTGCRGQAPAGTQSKAESTLEPKVGSSTVSAPGPELLPSKPDGSQGGEASVTSGNSRPGRIGQRKYAALN